CGGCCGCTTCCTCCCGGACCGCTACGTCGAGGGCACCTGCCCCCACTGCGGCTACGACAAGGCCCGCGGCGACCAGTGCGAGAACTGCACGCGCGTCCTGGACCCGACCGACCTGATCAACCCGCGCTCCGCGATCTCCGGCTCCACGGACCTGGAGGTCCGCGAGACCAAGCACCTCTTCCTCCTGCAGTCCAAGCTGCAGAACGAGGTCAAGGAGTGGGTCTCCCGCCACGACGGCGTGTGGCCGCACCTGGCGTCCTCCATCGCCCACAAGTGGCTGACCGAGGGCCTGCACGACCGCGCGATCACCCGTGACCTGGACTGGGGCGTGCCCGTCCCGGCGGACACGTGGCCGGAGCTGGCGGCCGAGGGCAAGGTCTTCTACGTCTGGTTCGACGCCCCGATCGAGTACATCGGCGCGACGAAGGAGTGGTCGGACCAGGACCCGGAGAACCGCGACTGGAAGTCGTGGTGGTACGAGGCCGACGACACCGTCCGCTACACCGAGTTCATGGCGAAGGACAACGTCCCCTTCCACACCGTGATGTTCCCGGCCACCGAGCTCGGCATCCGCGAGCCGTGGAAGAAGGTCGACTTCGTCAAGGCCTTCAACTGGCTGACGTACTACGGCGGAAAGTTCTCCACGTCCCAGAAGCGCGGTGTCTTCACCGACCAGGCCCTGGAGATCCTGCCCGCCGACTACTGGCGCTACTTCCTGATCGCCAACGCCCCCGAGTCCGACGACTCGTCCTTCACCTGGGAGCACTTCACGGCCACGGTGAACAAGGACCTGGCCGACACCCTCGGCAACTTCGTCAACCGCGTGCTGTCCTTCTCCAAGAAGCGCTTCGGCGAGGAGGTCCCGGCGGGCGGCGAGCCCGGTGAGGCGGAGGCGAAGCTCGGCGAGCAGATCGCCGAACTCCTCGCCGAGTACGAGTCGCAGATGGAGGCGCTCCAGTTCCGCAAGGCGGCCGCCGCCCTGCGCGCCCTGTGGTCGGCCGGCAACTCCTACCTGGAGGAGAAGGCCCCCTGGCTGGAGATCAAGACCGACAAGGACGGCGCGGCCCTCACCCTGCGCACCGCGATGAACCTGATCCACCTCTACGCGGTGGTCTCGGAGCCCTTCATCCCGGCCAGCTCGGCCGCCATGCGCCAGGCGTTCGCCCTGACCGACGACACGGCGACCTGGATCACGCAGGACGAGGCCAGGTCCCTCACGGCCGTCCCCGTCGGCACCCCCTTCACCGTCCCCCCGGTCCTCTTCGCCAAGCTCACGGACGAGGACCTGGAGACCTACAAGG
The DNA window shown above is from Streptomyces chartreusis and carries:
- the metG gene encoding methionine--tRNA ligase, which codes for MARHLITSALPYINGIKHLGNMVGSMLPADVYSRYLRQRGHDVLYICATDEHGTPAELAAKEQGIPVADFCAQAHDAQKAVYDGFALAFDYFGRSSSPQNVEITQHFARKLHENGFIEERAIRQVYSPADGRFLPDRYVEGTCPHCGYDKARGDQCENCTRVLDPTDLINPRSAISGSTDLEVRETKHLFLLQSKLQNEVKEWVSRHDGVWPHLASSIAHKWLTEGLHDRAITRDLDWGVPVPADTWPELAAEGKVFYVWFDAPIEYIGATKEWSDQDPENRDWKSWWYEADDTVRYTEFMAKDNVPFHTVMFPATELGIREPWKKVDFVKAFNWLTYYGGKFSTSQKRGVFTDQALEILPADYWRYFLIANAPESDDSSFTWEHFTATVNKDLADTLGNFVNRVLSFSKKRFGEEVPAGGEPGEAEAKLGEQIAELLAEYESQMEALQFRKAAAALRALWSAGNSYLEEKAPWLEIKTDKDGAALTLRTAMNLIHLYAVVSEPFIPASSAAMRQAFALTDDTATWITQDEARSLTAVPVGTPFTVPPVLFAKLTDEDLETYKERFGGEAV